The genome window GCCGAACGCGAGATAGGTCGCGGCTGCGGCGAAGAACCAGAGCGCTGCATCCTTGCGCCGGTACATAAGGGCAACGACGCCGGTGAGCGCCGTGACCGCCGGGGTGAGGAAGAAGGCGGGGGCGAAGGCGACGTTGCTCACCGAGGCGTTCATCGCCTGCATGGCGGCGATCGCGATGCGCGGGTCGGCCGCGTCCAGCCCCCACATGGTCGAGCAGACCCAGGCATAGAAGAAGCCGAAGATCGCCCCAGAGAAAAGGATGGAGGCGATGGACATCGCCGTCAGCAGCGCAGGCATTGTGGGCTCCATGAATGAAGTGTACAGATATGTACGATAGTTGATGCGTACATCTGTGTACGTTTTTCGTCAATCCGGGAATCGCGTGCATGGCTGGCAATGACGGTAAGGGTGGGACGGGTAGGGGCGGGGCCTGGCAGGAGCGGGAGGCGCGCATCTTCGCGGCCGCCCATGCTCTGATCGCCGAGCGCGGCTACGGGGCGACGTCGATGCTGGCCGTGGCCAAGGCGGCGAAAGTCTCGAATGAGACGCTCTATCGGCGCTACGGCGACAAGCGCGGGCTTTTCGCGCGCATGGTCGAGGACAACGCCCGCGCGATACGGGCGATGCTGGAGGCGGCGGTCGCGGGCGAGGGCGACGCGCTCGCCGGGCTGCGCGGCGTCGCGCCGCTGCTTCTCGGCATGTTGCTCGGCGAGCGGGCCGTCTCTCTGAACCGCGCGGCGGCGGCCGACGAGACGGGCGAGCTCGGCCGCGCGCTCGCCGCCGGCGGCCGGGACGCGGTTGCGCCGCTTCTCGGCGCGCTCGCCGGGCGGGCGATGGAGGCGGGGTCGATTCGCGCGCCCTCGGCGGCGCAGGCGGTCGAATGGTATATCGCGCTCCTCATCGGCGACATGCAGGTGCGCCGCGTCACCCGGGTCGCGGCCGAACCTTCGGAAGCCGAGATCGAGGCGAGGGCGCAGGCCGCTTTTTCAGCCTTCCTGCGGCTTTGCGCGGCGGGCTGACGAGCTTCTTCGCCGGCCGCGCGGCGTCACGGAAATTTCACAAAATTTCCATTGATTATCCTAGGACTTATCCTTATATCGCGCTTGCCCAAAGTCGCACGTGCCTGTGGGTGTCCGCCGTAGCCTCGTTCGGTGAGGTAATCGGTAAGGTACCTGGAGCTAACCCCTCCAGTCGGTCAGACGGCCAACCGCTGATCCGAGGACACCTTGAAGCAACGACGGTGCGGGCCTTTCTGGTGCTTGCCGGTCGTCCATAGACCGGGGTTACTGAAGAGGCACACCTTCATTGCCGGCAGTGCGGACCGGGGTTCTCCCATCCAAGCCAAGGCAGACAAAGCGGGTTTTCGCCGCAAGGCGGGTTCCCATCGTTCGCGTGGCAGCGCGTTTCGCGGTCCGGCTTTTCCACCGGCTGGGTCCTGATTCGCCT of Aquamicrobium sp. contains these proteins:
- a CDS encoding DUF1772 domain-containing protein is translated as MPALLTAMSIASILFSGAIFGFFYAWVCSTMWGLDAADPRIAIAAMQAMNASVSNVAFAPAFFLTPAVTALTGVVALMYRRKDAALWFFAAAATYLAFGLVLTATVNVPMNEALAREAVPDDIEAARLIWDAYSQPWQVWNLVRTVASGVALVFCAIGLIRAKK
- a CDS encoding TetR/AcrR family transcriptional regulator; its protein translation is MAGNDGKGGTGRGGAWQEREARIFAAAHALIAERGYGATSMLAVAKAAKVSNETLYRRYGDKRGLFARMVEDNARAIRAMLEAAVAGEGDALAGLRGVAPLLLGMLLGERAVSLNRAAAADETGELGRALAAGGRDAVAPLLGALAGRAMEAGSIRAPSAAQAVEWYIALLIGDMQVRRVTRVAAEPSEAEIEARAQAAFSAFLRLCAAG